One Streptomonospora salina genomic window, CTCGTCGACGAAGTTGCCCTGGGCGTCCACCGGAGTGTTCGCCTGGGCGATGACGTAGCGGTCCTCTTCGTCGGCGGTGAGGTAGGCGACCTCGTCGGTCAACTGGTTGTCGATGACCTTGCGGTAGGGCGTCTCGACGAAACCGAACGAGTTGACGCGGCCGTAGCCCGCAAGCGAGCCGATCAGACCGATGTTGGGACCCTCAGGGGTCTCGATCGGGCACATGCGTCCGTAGTGCGAGGGGTGCACGTCGCGGACCTCGAAGCCGGCGCGCTCACGGGAGAGACCGCCCGGCCCCAGCGCCGACAGGCGGCGCTTGTGGGTCAGACCCGCCAGCGGGTTGGTCTGGTCCATGAACTGCGAGAGCTGGCTCGTGCCGAAGAACTCCTTGATGGAGGCCACGACCGGGCGGATGTTGATCAGGGTCTGGGGCGTGATGGCCTCGACGTCCTGGGTCGTCATCCGCTCGCGGACGACGCGCTCCATCCGGGCCAGGCCCAGGCGGACCTGGTTCTGGATCAGCTCGCCGACGGTGCGCAGGCGGCGGTTGCCGAAGTGGTCGATGTCGTCGGTCTCGACCGGGCGGGTGCCCTGGCTGGTTTCGAGCTCCTCCTCGCCGGCGTGCAGCCGCACGAGGTAGTCGATCGTGGAGACGATGTCGTCTTCGGTGAGCGTGCCCTGCGTGAACTCGGTGTCGAGCCCGAGCTTCTTGTTGATCTTGTAGCGGCCGACCTTGGCGAGGTCGTAGCGCTTGGGGTTGAAGTAGAGGTTCTCCAACAGCGCCTGGGCGGACTCCTTCGTCGGCGGCTCGCCCGGGCGCAGCTTGCGGTAGATGTCCAGGAGCGCGTCGTCGGTACCCGACGTCGGGTCCTTCTCCAGGGTGTTGCGGATCGACTCGTAGGCGCCGAACCGCTCCAGGATCCGGTCGGTCGTCCACCCCAGCGCCTTGAGCAGGACGGTGACGCCCTGCTTGCGCTTGCGGTCGATGCGGACGCCGACGAAGTCGCGCTTGTCGACCTCGAACTCCAGCCAGGCGCCGCGCGAGGGGATGACCTTGCAGCCGTAGAGGTCCTTGTCGGACGTCTTGTCGACCTGGCGGTCGAAGTACACACCGGGAGAGCGGACCAGCTGCGACACCACGACGCGCTCGGTGCCGTTGATGATGTACGTGCCCTTCGTGGTCATGAGCGGGAAGTCGCCCATGAACACGGTCTGGCTCTTGATCTCACCGGTGTCGTTGTTGATGAACTCCGCCGTGACGAACATCGGGGCGGAGAAGGTCATGTCCTTGTCCTTGCACTCATCCTCTGAGTACTTGGGCGGCTCGAACCGGTGGTCGCGGAACGAAAGCGACATGGTGCCGGAGAAGTCCTCGATGGGACTGATCTCCTCGAAGATCTCTTCGAGACCGGACTGCTCCGGAACGTCCTTGCGGCCGGCGTTATGAGCCGCCTCGACCCGGGTACTCCACTTCTCGTTGCCGAGCAGCCAGTCCATCGAATCGGTCTGCAGGGCCAAGAGGTTCGGGACTCCGAGTGGCTCCCGAATGCGGGCGAAGGAAACGCGGTTCGGACCAAGTTCGTTAGCGGAGGCGTTGCGCGAGGCTGCCAACAGGGGTCCTTCCGAAGGCTTGTGGCGGTTGATGCGCGCGCACGCCGGACGATCCGGGATGTCAGGCTGAGACCTGCCGACGGATATCGGGCAGAGGCTCGTGATGGAGAACGTACGGTGGGGTCCGGCAACACCGAGGGATCCTCGGGATCCGGCCGCGGAGCACGGACACCGGCACACGGATCGTCAATGGGCAGCGCAAAAGGGCAGTGTAGCTGAATACTACACCGCTGTCCAACCACAGCCCCTGAAGTCAGTCACGACACCAGGCAGCATCGCCCCAACTGGCGGATCCGTCAAGCCCGGGCCGCCCCGGGCACACGGTTCACGAGCCGTGAGAGGCCCCACAGGAAATCCGGGGTGTGCGCACCTGGGCACGGGGGAAAGTATCCCTTTTCCCAGCGTCGCCCGAGCCTTCTCTGCGCCGTGCCGCGGACCGTGCACGCGGACACGGGAACTCCGCTTCGGCATCCGACGCCTCACCCTTCGCCGCCGCTGTGCGCCGCATCGGTCACTCTGATTCGGACACGATTGAACCTCGCTTTCGGGCATGTCCACAAACCGCCCGGAGCGGAGACGCCCGAAACACCGCCCCCCGCTCCGGCACGCCGCACACCCGGTGGTCCGGTGGCCCGGTGCCTCGGGGACCTCGGGCCAGGCCCACCGGACCGGCAGCCGGGTACCGGACGGCAGGAAGCGGGGCGGGCGGTGCGGCCCGCCGCGCTACCGGCCGCTCGGCTCGGTCCGATCGCTCGGGCGCCGCGGGCACCGGGCACCGCCGCACGCGCGCCGTCCCTCCCCCGCCGCAGCCCCGGGCGCCGGAGCCGGAACATGCGAAGGGCGGCCGCCCCGCGGGACGACCGCCCTTGCGCACAGGCCCGCCGGCCGCGCAGACGGCGCGGCGGGGCCCGCCCGGTACTACTTGAGCGTGACGGTGGCGCCGGCGCCTTCCAGGGCCTCCTTGGCCTTGTCGGCGTTGTCCTTGCTGGCGCCCTCCAGCAGCGGCTTCGGGGCGTTGTCGACCAGGTCCTTGGCCTCCTTGAGCCCCAGGTCCGCGATCCCGCGGACCTCCTTGATGACCTGGATCTTCTTGTCGCCGGCGGACTCGAGGACGACGTCGAACTCCGTCTGCTCCTCGACCTCCTCCTCGGCGGCACCGCCGCCGGCCGGGGCGGCCATGACGGCGGCGGCCGGGGCGGCGGCCTCGACGTCGAACTTCTCCTCGAACTGCTTGACGAACTCCGACAGCTCCAGGAGGGTCATCTCCTCGAAGGCGCCAAGGAGCTCTTCGTTGCTGAGCTTCGCCATGATGCGGTCTGCCTTTCTCTACCAACACGCGCGCCGTGCGGCGCCGTGCCGAGCCTGACGCCGGCGCGGCCACGCCGACGGGATCGTCGCTAGCCCTCGGTGCCCTCGTCGGAGCGCTTGTCGTGCAGCGCCTGGGCGAGCCGCACGGCCTTGAGGGGAAGCGCCTGGAACAGCCGGGCGGCCTGGCCCTGCTTGGCCTTGAGCGCACCGGCCATCTTCGCGAGCAGAACCTCGCGGGACTCCAGATCGGCCAGCTGGGTGATCTGCTCGGGCGTCATGACCTTTCCGTCGATGACACCGCCCTTGATCACCAGCGGCGAGCTTCCCTTCGCGAAATCACGCAGGCCCTTGGCGGCCTCGACGACGTCCCCGCGGACGAAGGCGATGGCCGACGGGCCCTCAAGCAGGTCCTGGACCTGATCGTCAAGACCGGCCTCGGTGGCCGCGATCTTGGTCAGCGTGTTCTTCACGATGCGGAAGCGCGCGTTCTGGCCGAGGTTGTGGCGCAGTTGACTCACCTGCGACACGCTGAGCCCCCGGTATTCGGTCAGCACAGCGCCCTGCGAGCTCTCGAATTCATCCTTGAGCTCGGCGACCGCGGCTGCCTTGTCCGGCCTCGCCATGGGACTCCTTCCAACTGTGAACGCCGGTCCGAAGCAAAGGCCCTGGCGGTGGGGCAGGCGGGAGGCACATAAAAAAAGCCCCGGGCGCAGGGGCACGGGGCGCGACACGGCATGGCCGTCGCTCATTCGTACACCTGCGCGGGCCGCCCATTCGCATGGGACCTTAGGCCACCCTCGGGGTGGCGACCGGCGGTCTTCGGCATCTACGAGTCTAACCGACGCGCGGGGATGGTCTGCGCGTCGCCGGCGGGCGACGGGGCTCGGCAGCACCGTCCGTCCGCAGAGGCGGACTGCGGCGACCGGCAAGTGTCGGAACGGTAGCGATACCGTCACTGCCGCCCGCACAACGCCCGGTTCTTGATGGCATGTCGCATATATGGGGCAGACTCGCTCCGTGGGAGCACCCCCTCATCGACGGTGCTCCGCCATCCGTCCGAATCCCCCGAACGAAGAAAGCGAACCGTTCGCGTGCAGATCCCCCGAACACCCGTGGCTTCCGCCGCCCTCGCAGCCGTCCTCGTGCCGTTGGCCGCCTGCGGCGGAACCGGCGACGCCCCCGAAGAGAGCGAGAGCACGGCGACCGCCGAACCCTCCCCGACGGAGAAGAGCGGGATCGCCGCCCTCGTCGAAGCCGTGGACGAGAGCACCGCCGAAGACGCCGACTACACGATCGAAGCCACGGCGACCGGCGTCGGCGAGGGTTCCGAGATCCCCGCCACGACCAACACCTACGAAGTGCAGGGTCCTCAGGAGCCCGACCGCGTCACCGCGGTCGTGCCGGGGCTGGGCGAGGTCATCCTGCAATCGCTGCAGGCGACCGGCCAGGATCCCGGGCTCACCGCGGAGGAGCTGAGCAGCGTCACCATGATCGTGGAGCCCGACGGCGGCGATCCGATCATCTCCAACAGCCACGGCGGATTCCCGGGCCGGACCGAGTGGGTCCGCGGGCTCGACGGCGTCGACAAGCCCGCGGCACCGCCCCTGACGCCCGGCGAGCTGGCGCCGCTGCTGGACGAGCTCGCCGACGAAGAGCTGATCGCCGACGAAGGCGCACAGGAGCTCGACGGGACCCCGGCCACCCTGGTCGAGGGCGAGGCCGAGCAGTCCGCGGTCGAGGACCTCGGCGACGCCCGCGACACCGTCGAGGCCATCCTGGGCGGCCAGACCGCGGGCACCCTCGCCTTCGCCGCCTGGGTCGGCGAGGACGGGCTGCCGCTGCGCGTGGAAGCCTCCGACGACGAGATCGAGGTGGAGCTGGCGTTCTCCGCTATCGGTTCCACGTCGTTCGAAGCACCCGCGCCGGAAGAGATCCACGACCTCTGACCGTCCGCGCGAACGAAGCGAACGGCCCGGCTCCTCGCGAGGAGCCGGGCCGTTCGTCGCGCTGCCGTCACACGGCCGCCGTCAGGCGGCGGCGGGCCGGGTGATGTTGGGGTCGACCGGGATGCCCGGACCCATGGTCGTCGTCAGGGTCGACTTCCGCAGGTACCGGCCCTTGGCCGCGGAGGGCTTGAGCCGGATGACCTCGTCGAGAGCGGCCCCGTAGTTCTCCACCAGCTGGCTCTCGTCGAAGGAGAGCTTGCCGACGATGAAGTGCAGGTTGCCGTGCCGGTCGACGCGGAACTCGATCTTGCCGCCCTTGATCTCGGAGACGGCCTTGGTGACGTCGGTCGTGACGGTCCCGGTCTTGGGGTTGGGCATCATGCCGCGGGGACCGAGCACGCGGCCCAGGCGGCCGACCTTGCCCATCAGGTCGGGCGTCGCCACGACGGAGTCGAAGTCCAGGAAGCCCTTCTGGATCGCCTCGACCAGGTCGTCGTCGCCGACGTAGTCGGCGCCGGCCTGGCGGGCCTGCTCGGCACGGTCACCGGTGGCGAAGACCAGGACCCGGGCGGTCTTGCCGGTGCCGTGCGGCAGGTTCACCGTGCCGCGGACCATCTGGTCGGCCTTGCGCGGGTCGACGCCCAGGCGCAGCGCGATCTCGACGGTCGGGTCGAACTTGACGACGCTGGTCTGCTTGGCCAGCTTCACCGCGTCCAGCGGCGCATAGAGCTTGTTGCGGTCGACCAGCTGACTGGCCTTGGCGTGGTTCTTGCTGCGCTTCACTTCTGCTCCAAAACGAGAGGTGTGGTCAGGGCCAGCGCGGGCCCTTCCACGATCGGTCCGCCGGCTGTCGGTCCGACCCGGGCGGTTACTTGATGCGGATGCCCATGGACCGCGCGGTGCCGGTCACGATCTTGGTCGCCAGGTCCAGGTCCTCGGTGTTGAGGTCGGGCAGCTTGGTCTGCGCGATCTCGCGGAGCTGGTCCTCGGTCACCGAGCCGGCCGTCTTGCGGCTCGGGTCGTTGCTGCCCTTGTCGAGGCCCGCGGCCTTGAGGATCAGCTTCGGCGCCGGCGGCGTCTTGGTGACGAAGCTGAACGAGCGGTCCTCGTAGACGGTGATCTCTACGGGGATGATGCTTCCGCGCTGGGCTTCTGTAGCAGCGTTGTACTGCTTGCAGAACTCCATGATGTTGACGCCGTGCGGACCGAGCGCGGTACCGACGGGCGGCGCCGGAGTCGCCTGGCCGGCGGGAAGCTGGACCTTAACCAGCGCTGCGATCTTCTTCTTCGGAGGCATATCGGGTCCTTTGCCTGATCTGCTGTGTGTCGTGGATCCCGAGCGGCCGGCGCCCTGCCGGGCCGCAGCGGAAGCTTCGCGTCCGCGGTGGAGGCCACGCCTGCGCCGGATCCCCGCTCAGGCGTGGGCGCCCCCGCGCAGCGGCGCAAAGGGGCGCGACGGGTCCGCCCGGCGAAGGGCGAACCCGTCAAGTCTACGCGCCGACGGGCGGTGTCGGCGCCGACTGCTCGGCAGAGGGCTCCCGGAGGGGCTCTCTAGATCTTGGAGACCTGGTTGAAACCGAGCTCGACCGGCGTCTCACGGCCGAAGATCGACACCAGAACCTTGAGCTTCTGGGTATCGGCGTTGATCTCGCTCACGGTGGCGGGCAGGGTCGCGAACGGCCCCTCCATCACCGTGACGGACTCTCCGACCTCGTAAGCGACGTCGGCGCGCGGCTCGGCCTTCTCCTTCTGCGGCTGCTCGGGCTGCTCCTCGGGAGCGGGCGCGAGGAGGTCGGAGACCTCCTGCATGCTCAGCGGAGCCGGCTTGTTCGACAGCCCGACGAACCCGGTGACACCGGGGGTGTTGCGGATGGCGGCCCAGGACTCGTCGGTCAGTTCCATGCGCACGAGCACGTAGCCGGGCAGCACCTTCTCGGTGACCTGCTGCCGCTTTCCGCTCTTGACCTCGGTGACCTCCTGAGTGGGCACCTCGACCTGGAAGATGTACTCCTCCATGTTGAGCGACTGGGTGCGGCTCTCGACGTTGGTCTTGACCCGGTTCTCGTAGCCCGCGTACGTATGCACCACGTACCAGTCGCCGGGGAGGATCAGCAGTTCCCGCTTGAACTCCTCGGCGGGGTCGGTCGGCGGGGCCGCGGCCTGCTCCTGCTCATCGGCTTCGCCGGTCTCGTCGGGGCCGCCGGCCGCGCCGCCGTCGCCCTCGGCCGCTCCGTCCTCGGACTCCTCGGCGCCGCCCTCGTCGGGCTCGGCTCCGAGCGCGGCCTCGTCGGCGGCCTCCGTGTACTCGGCGCGCTGACCGGCCTCTTCCTCCGACGACTGGTCCCGATCCTCATTGGGGAGGTCGCCGGGGCTCAGTGGGGACTCGGACACGGCAGCTCTTTCTCTCGTCGGTTGCGCGCTGGACGGCGCACTTGGGTAGCGCCGCCGCCGGTTACCGCCAGCTTACGGGCCGACCGGACACGTCGCGGCCATTACGGGAACTCGCCCGCGCGCCGCCACTGACCGGGCTACTGACCGGGGGCCGCCCCGCCAGCGCCTGCGCCGGCACCGCTGGAGTCGGGGACGAACTGGCTGTACAGCCACGTGACCGCCTCGCCGAACCCGAAGTCGAGCAGGGATACGTAACCGACCATGATGAGCACGAACACGATGACGACGATCGTATAGGTGATGAGCTCACGCCGCGTAGGCCAACGGACCTTGCGGAGTTCGCCGACGACCTGCTTGGTGAAGGTCACCGGACCGGTACGACGCTGGGGCTCCTTGTCCGGCTTGGCGTCCGCGTCAGTCTGTGTCACCTGAGGTCCTTAGGAGTCGACGGTTCGGCTGGACTGTTCCGGCGGAACTGCCTCGATCGAGGACGCCTGCCGCGCGGGTGCGAAGCTGCGCCGTGTCTCGCCCAAGTGTCCTTTGCAGGGCAGGAGGGACTCGAACCCCCAACCGCCGGTTTTGGAGACCGGTGCTCTTCCAATTGAGCCACTGCCCTTCAGCGGATACCGCGGTACCCACCCTAGCCTCCGATCCGGGGTGATCGCGCACCGAAGTACGGCCTTCGGCGCCCGGCTGTCCGGACCGTCGGTTGCACGAGTGTATGCCCAATCGCGGTACGGCACCAACCCGAATCCCCGCTCGGTCCTCCCGCGGCAGCGCACCGGCCCTGCAGCAGCCGTCGAGCGTTCCTGGCGGAGACGGAGAACGAGTGGCCCGCGCGTGCAAGCATGGTGATATGACTGACCGACCTCGCATCTCCGCACGTATCGGCGGCATCTCCGAGTCAGCGACTCTGGCCGTGGACGCCAAGGCAAAGGCCATGAAGGCCGAGGGGCGCCCCGTCATCGGTTTCGGCGCCGGCGAGCCCGACTTCCCGACCCCCGACTACATCGTCGAAGCCGCGGCGCGCGCCTGCCGCGATCCGCGGTTCCACCGCTACACCCCGGCCGGCGGGCTTCCCGAGCTCAAGGAGGCCATCGCCGAGAAGACGCTGCGTGATTCCGGCTACTCCGTGGGCCCCTCCCAGGTGCTGGTCGCCAACGGCGGCAAGCAGGCCATCTACGAGGCGTTCGCCACACTCCTGGACCCCGGCGACGAAGTCCTGGTCGTAGCGCCGTACTGGACGACCTACCCGGAGTCGGTCAAGCTGGCCGGCGGCGTGCCCCGCTACGTCGTCACCGACGAGTCGACCGGCTACCTCGCCTCGGTCGAAGACCTGGAGGCCGCCCGTACCGAGCGCACCAAGGTTCTGGTGTTCGTCTCGCCGTCCAACCCCACCGGCGCCGTCTACCCGCCCGAGCAGGTCCGGGCCGTGGGGCAGTGGGCCGCCGAGCGCGGACTGTGGGTACTGACCGACGAGATCTACGAGCACCTGGTCTACGGCGGGGCGCGCTTCACCTCCCTGCCGGTCGAGGTGCCCGAGATGGCCGATCGCACCGTGGTCGTCAACGGCGTCGCCAAGACCTACGCGATGACGGGCTGGCGCGTGGGCTGGATCGTGGGGCCCGAGGACGTCGTCAAGGCGGCGGGCAACCTGCAGTCGCACGCCACCTCCAACGTCGCCAACGTCTCCCAGGCCGCCGCCCTGGCCGCGGTATCGGGCGACCTGTCGGCCGTGGCCGACATGCGCGCCGCGTTCGACCGGCGCCGGCAGACGATCGTGCGCATGCTCAACGAGATCCCCGGCGTGCTGTGCCCCGAGCCCGAGGGCGCCTTCTACGCCTACCCCTCGGTCAAGGGGCTGCTGGGCCGCGACATCGGCGGCAAGCGGCCGCAGACCTCCAGCGAACTGGCCGAGGTCATTCTGGAGCAGGCCGAGGTCGCGGTGGTTCCGGGTGAGGCCTTCGGCACACCCGGATACCTGCGGCTGTCCTACGCGCTGGGCGACTCCGACCTCGCCGAGGGCGTCGGGCGCATCCAGAAGCTGATCGGCGGGGCCGCATAGCCGCGGCCGGGCGCGGGCTCCGCAGCGGCGGCGCCGGGGGGGACGTCCCCAGACCCCGGCGCCGCCGCCCGCATCTGAGGCACCCTTGGGTCATGGAACGTCCCATCTCCCGCCTTCCCAAAGCCCACCTGCACCAGCACTTCACCGGGTCGATGCGGCACTCGACCCTGGTCGAGCTCGCACACCGCTACGAGGTCCACCTGCCCGAGTCGCTGGCGAGGGACTGGCCGCCCCGGCTCCGCGCGACCGACGAACGCGGCTGGTTCCGCTTCCAGCGGCTCTACGACATCGCGCGGTCGGTACTGGCCACCCCGGAAGCCATGTACCGGCTGCTGCTGGAATCCGCCGAGGAGGAGAGCGCCGCCGGGTCGGGGTGGCTGGAGATCCAGGTCGACCCCAGCGGGTACGCCTCCCGGTTCGACGGGCTGACCTCCACTCTGGAGCTGATCCTGGACGCCGCGCGCGCCGCCGAGCGCGAGACCGGGGTGGGCATCGGGATCATGGTCGCGGCCAACCGCACCAAGCACCCGCTCGACGCCAAGGCCCTCGCCCGGCTCGCCGCCCAGTACGCGGGCCGGGGTGTGGTCTCCTTCGGCCTGAACAACGACGAGCGGCGGGGACGGGCTCTGGACTTCGAGGGGGCGTTCCGCATCGCCCGCCGCGCGGGTCTGCTCTCGGCACCCCACGGCGGCGAGCTGCTGGGGGCGCGCAGTGTGCGGGAGTGCCTGGACGAGCTCGCCGCGGACCGGCTCGGCCACGGCGTAGGCGCCACCGAGGACCCCTATCTGCTGGAGCGGATCGCCACCCAGGCGGTGACCCTGGAACTGTGCCCCAGCTCCAATGTGGCGCTGGGCGTCTACGACGAGGCCGGCCACGTCCCGCTGCGCCGGCTCTTCGACGCCGGGGCGCCGATCGCCTTGGGAGCCGACGATCCGCTGCTGTTCGGCCCGCGGCTGGCGGAGCAGTACCGCCTCGCGCGGGAGGTGTTCGGGTTCGCCGATCCGGAGCTGGCCGAGCTGGCGCGGATGTCGATCCGCGGATCGGCGGCGCCCGAAGCGCTGAAGAAGGAGCTGCTGGCCGGAGTCGACACATGGCTGGCGACACCGCCTCAGGACCTCTGACGCCACGGGAGCGGCGGTCCGCGGCGCCTGGGGAGGCCCGGCGGCTCCGGGGGCCGGGCGGGGCTAGCCGGCGACGGCGCGGACGCCCTCGAACACCATGGCACCGCCCGCGAGGAAGAACAGCAGCGCGGCGCCGATCTGGACAGCCCGTTCGGGAAGCTTCTTGCCGAGGACGACGGCCAGCCCGATCGCCAGCGCGTCGGCGGCGACCATCCCGGCCGTGGATCCGATCCACACGGGCAGCCAGTGGTAGTTGGTGCCCACGGTGATGGTGGCCAGCATGGTCTTGTCTCCGAGTTCCGCGGTGAAGAACACCGCGGCGACCGTGACGAGTCCGGAGCGGATCCGCCGCGAGGCCGCGCGCTCCTCGTCCTTGTCGCTCATCTCGTCGCCCATCAGTGTCCACACGCCGAAGCCGACGAAGGCGATTCCGGCGGCGAGGGTGATCCAGTCCGTTGGCAGCGCCAGCCCCAGCACCTCGGCGATGAGCACGCTCAGGGCGTGCACGAGCAGGGTCGCGGCGGTGATTCCCAGAAGGACCGTCGCGGCGCGGTAGCGGCTCGCCAGGGACATGGCCACCAACTGGGTCTTGTCACCCATTTCCGCGACGAACACCACAAACGTGCCGACCGCGATCGCGGGCAGGAATTCCATGCGTCCTCCGTGGTCCGTGCGGGGCGAAAGCGGGACCGGCGCCCCGCCCCGGCGATGCACTGCCGGGACGAAGGTCTCGCCCGCCTGTTCCAAGCACAGGCCCCACGGCCGGGCGGATCGCGGCGGACGCTCGCGTCCGCTCGGATCGGCCGGTATGTCGACCGCGCGAATCGAGGACTACTCCCCTTCGACGTTTTCCACGATAGCAGCGGAACGCTATTCCGCAATTCTTGGACCGACCGGCCGAAAACACAAAGAATGGCGAATAAAAAAGTTTGGTGCGGCCAAGAAAAAAGGTGTCCGCCGCTGCTCGGGGACGGTCCGGGCGGGATGGCCGCGCCGGGGGCCGCGGGGATCGCCGCGGACCCCGCCGCTACGATGCCCGCATGTGCGACGCATCGGCTGATTCCCCACCGCCGGCCCCGGGCAACCGACACCGACCGCCGCATGCCCGGTGACCGGGCGAGCGCGTTCGACGCGGTACTGGTGGATTGGCGCGGCACCCTGGCCCTGCCCCTGGCTCCGGAGCGCTGGGTCACCGCCGCTCTGGGAGGACTCGGCCGTCCGGCTTCTCCCGTCGACGCCGCGCCGGTTCTGGAGCGCCTGGAGGCGGTGGACGCGGACGCGCGCCTCGGCACGGCGGGGATGGACGCGGACCCGGCGCTGCACCGGCGCATCTTCATGGAGGTCCTGGCCGACGCGGGCCTCGACTCCGCACTGGCCGAGGCGCTGTACCGGGTGGAGTCCGATCCCGGAAACGACGGCTTCGCCGACGACGTTCCCGCGTTCCTCGCCCGGACCCGAGCGGCCGGTATCCGGATCGTGCTCGTCAGCGACATCCACGTCGACGTACGTCCCCGGTTCCACGCCGCCGGTCTGAGCCCCTATGTCGACGCCTATGCGCTCTCCTGCGAGCACGGCGCGGAGAAACCCGATCCCCGCCTGTTCGAGGCCGCCCTGCACATGGCCGGTTCCCGTCCTGACGAGGCGGTGATGGTCGGCGACCGGCACACCCACGACGGCGGTGCCGCAGCGCTGGGCGTCACCACGCTCATCCTGCCTCCCCTGCGCGCCGCGACCGACCGCCGGCTGCACCTCGCCGAGGCGCTCCTCTACGGCCGGTAGCCCGGCCGGGGCGGTCCGCCTACAGCTCCACGCCCACCAGAACCGGCTCGTTGGCCAACGTGATGCCGAACGCCTTGGCCACGCCGGCGCGGACCTCGCGGGCCAGCGCCAGCAGGTCCTCGGTGGCCGCTTCTCCGGGGTTGGTCAGGGCCAGGGTGTGCTTGGTGGAGATGCGCGCCGGCGCTCCGTAGCCGCGGTTGAAGCCGGCGTTGTCGATGAGCCAGGCCGCGGAGAGTTTGGCCCGGCCCTCGGCGTCGACGTGGGCCGGCGGCTGCACGCCGGGCCCGAGGTAGTCGGCCGCGCGGCGGGTGAACTCCGTGTACTCGGACGGGTCCAGGACCGGGTTGGTGAAGAACGATCCGGCGCTGAACGTGTCGGGGTCGTCGGGGTCGAGCACCATGCCCTTGCCGCGGCGCAGCTCCAGCACGGTCTCGCGGGCCCGGTCGAGCGGCACCCGGGCGCCGGCCTCGACTCCCAGGACGCGGGCGACCTCGGCGTAGCGGACGGGCCGGCTCAGCTGCGAACGCTCCAGCTCGAACACGACCTCGCAGACGACGTAGCGGTCGCCGCCTTTGAAGACGCTGTCGCGGTAGGCGAACCCGCAGTCGGCGTTGCCCATGGTGGCCCGCTCGCCGGTGCGGCGGTCGTAGACCAGGACCTCGACGATGCTCTGGCCGACCTCCTGGCCGTAGGCGCCCACGTTCTGGATGGGGGTGGAGCCGACGCGTCCGGGAATCCCGGAGAGGAACTCGATACCGCTGAACCCTTCGGCGACGGCGCGTGCGACCAGGGGGTCCCACGGCACCCCGGCTCCGGCACGGAGCCGGACGCGCCCGTCGTCGGTGTCGCTGCAGGAGATCGCGCGGGATTCGGC contains:
- a CDS encoding UDP-N-acetylmuramate dehydrogenase, which codes for MAADVPLADYTTLGLGGPASRFRVATGTDELIAAVAETDAAGDALLVLGGGSNLVVADTGFAGTVVHAESRAISCSDTDDGRVRLRAGAGVPWDPLVARAVAEGFSGIEFLSGIPGRVGSTPIQNVGAYGQEVGQSIVEVLVYDRRTGERATMGNADCGFAYRDSVFKGGDRYVVCEVVFELERSQLSRPVRYAEVARVLGVEAGARVPLDRARETVLELRRGKGMVLDPDDPDTFSAGSFFTNPVLDPSEYTEFTRRAADYLGPGVQPPAHVDAEGRAKLSAAWLIDNAGFNRGYGAPARISTKHTLALTNPGEAATEDLLALAREVRAGVAKAFGITLANEPVLVGVEL